A genome region from Rhodanobacter thiooxydans includes the following:
- a CDS encoding HAD family hydrolase, giving the protein MLQLIGFDGDDTLWHSEGYYRQAGEAFAAIMGRYVNLGDQHVHDSMLATEQRNLKLFGYGAKGMALSMVETAIAVSDGRISAADIHRLVELGKTVLQHPVELLPGIRAAVEAVAGKYEVVLITKGDLFHQEKKVAESGLADLFRRIEIVSEKNAVTYRRVLGEFALQPAQFAMVGNSLRSDIEPVLRLGGWGVHLPYHVTWAHELENGLAADEPRMLTVDAPAAIPAAVERLRELASAAA; this is encoded by the coding sequence ATGCTGCAACTGATCGGCTTCGATGGTGACGACACGCTGTGGCACAGCGAGGGCTACTACCGCCAGGCCGGCGAGGCGTTCGCCGCCATCATGGGGCGCTACGTGAACCTCGGCGACCAGCACGTGCATGACAGCATGCTGGCTACCGAACAGCGCAACCTCAAGCTGTTCGGCTACGGTGCCAAGGGCATGGCGCTGTCGATGGTGGAGACCGCGATCGCGGTCAGCGATGGTCGTATCTCGGCGGCCGACATCCATCGCCTGGTCGAGCTGGGCAAGACCGTGCTGCAGCATCCGGTGGAACTGCTGCCGGGTATCCGCGCGGCGGTCGAGGCGGTGGCGGGGAAGTACGAGGTGGTGCTGATCACCAAGGGCGACCTGTTCCACCAGGAGAAGAAGGTGGCCGAGTCCGGCCTGGCCGACCTGTTCCGCCGCATCGAGATCGTCTCGGAGAAGAACGCCGTTACCTACCGCCGCGTGCTGGGCGAGTTCGCGCTGCAGCCGGCACAGTTCGCCATGGTCGGCAACTCGCTGCGCTCGGACATTGAGCCGGTGCTGCGGCTGGGCGGCTGGGGCGTGCACCTGCCGTACCACGTGACCTGGGCGCACGAGCTGGAGAACGGCCTGGCCGCCGACGAGCCGCGCATGCTCACGGTGGATGCGCCGGCGGCGATCCCGGCGGCGGTGGAACGCCTGCGCGAACTGGCGAGCGCCGCCGCGTAG
- a CDS encoding DUF6630 family protein, which translates to MRDDDDFEDDRDFDDEDDSVEAKVWQLLLLINPGDEETALQQFGEYREALAEDGDAEPVALIARVIDWRSGFMVAEDDVRSLVQALDELAARWNLSIDWGGDPGDDDYFDDADAGSLLGIAYDRLAESGYTLWTWETDDDSYAGWITLTRDNEPMRELAAALHINLRLGSDFG; encoded by the coding sequence ATGCGCGACGACGACGATTTCGAGGATGACCGCGACTTCGACGACGAGGACGACTCGGTCGAGGCGAAGGTGTGGCAGCTGCTGCTGCTGATCAATCCCGGCGACGAGGAGACCGCGCTGCAGCAGTTCGGCGAATACCGCGAGGCGCTCGCCGAAGACGGCGACGCCGAGCCGGTGGCGCTGATCGCGCGGGTGATCGACTGGCGCTCGGGCTTCATGGTCGCCGAGGACGACGTGCGCTCGCTGGTGCAGGCGCTGGACGAACTGGCCGCGCGCTGGAACCTGTCGATCGACTGGGGCGGCGACCCGGGCGACGACGACTATTTCGACGATGCCGATGCCGGCAGCCTGCTCGGCATCGCCTACGATCGCCTGGCCGAATCCGGCTACACCTTGTGGACGTGGGAAACCGACGACGATTCGTACGCCGGCTGGATCACCCTGACCCGCGACAACGAACCAATGCGCGAACTGGCCGCGGCGTTGCACATCAATTTGCGCCTGGGTAGCGATTTCGGCTGA
- a CDS encoding CPXCG motif-containing cysteine-rich protein: MLTPHTIDCPYCGEPIGILVDASIPSQLYIEDCQVCCRPITLSVEIDADGELQVRATGEDEA, encoded by the coding sequence ATGCTCACCCCGCACACCATCGACTGCCCCTACTGCGGCGAACCGATCGGGATCCTGGTCGACGCCTCGATCCCCAGCCAGCTGTACATCGAGGACTGCCAGGTCTGCTGCCGGCCGATCACGCTCAGCGTGGAGATCGACGCGGACGGTGAACTGCAGGTGCGCGCGACTGGCGAGGACGAAGCCTGA
- a CDS encoding putative toxin-antitoxin system toxin component, PIN family: MNADEPPVPRIVLDTNVCLDLFVFHDAQSAALHVAMQRGTIEAVTRADCRDEWRRVLHYPQLPVTDATRPAIEAAFDVLVRCLPDKQAMVPAALPLPRCADPDDQKFLELAQASGARWLVSKDNELLKLAPRCARDALFWIGLPQAWPPYER; the protein is encoded by the coding sequence ATGAACGCCGACGAGCCGCCCGTGCCGCGCATCGTGCTGGACACCAACGTGTGCCTGGACCTGTTCGTGTTCCACGACGCGCAATCCGCCGCGCTGCACGTGGCGATGCAGCGCGGGACGATCGAGGCGGTGACGCGAGCAGACTGCCGCGACGAGTGGCGGCGCGTGCTGCACTACCCGCAGTTGCCGGTCACCGACGCCACCCGGCCGGCGATCGAGGCGGCGTTCGATGTGCTGGTGCGCTGCCTGCCCGACAAGCAGGCCATGGTGCCGGCCGCGCTGCCGCTGCCGCGTTGCGCCGATCCGGACGACCAGAAATTCCTGGAACTGGCGCAGGCCTCGGGTGCGCGCTGGCTGGTCAGCAAGGACAACGAACTGCTGAAGCTGGCGCCGCGCTGCGCGCGCGACGCACTGTTCTGGATCGGCCTGCCGCAGGCGTGGCCGCCGTACGAGCGTTGA
- a CDS encoding YciI family protein: MKFLVMIYCDDALLDALPEGEFDTLMHGCFAKADALRANGQLHDSQQLEAPATARTVRVRNGATSVVDGPYAETKEYLGGFNLIEAADMDEAVRIASTFPWSRTGAIEVRPIRDMDAVRRQVGA, from the coding sequence ATGAAGTTTCTCGTGATGATCTACTGCGACGACGCCTTGCTGGACGCGCTGCCCGAAGGCGAGTTCGACACCTTGATGCACGGTTGCTTCGCCAAGGCCGACGCCTTGCGCGCGAACGGGCAACTGCACGACTCGCAACAGCTGGAAGCGCCGGCGACGGCGCGCACCGTGCGCGTGCGCAACGGCGCCACCAGCGTGGTCGATGGCCCGTACGCCGAGACCAAGGAATACCTGGGCGGCTTCAACCTGATCGAGGCTGCCGACATGGACGAGGCGGTGCGCATCGCCTCGACCTTCCCGTGGTCGCGTACCGGTGCGATCGAGGTTCGCCCGATCCGCGACATGGATGCGGTGCGGCGGCAGGTTGGCGCCTGA
- a CDS encoding nicotinamidase, which produces MSQPLSPHAALIVVDVQPDFMPGGTLACHEGDAIVPGLDALLRARRFRHVVATQDWHPRGHVSFASSHPGHAPFEQIALYGQSQTLWPDHCVQGTPGAALHPGVDWSALDAVIRKGSDGAVDSYSGFRENHGPHGARPSTGLAGWLRERGVDEVFVCGLARNVCVLWTAQDAQALGFRASVLWHLSRPVTPASDETTRAALQAQGIGIVTSAAFTG; this is translated from the coding sequence ATGAGCCAGCCCCTCTCACCCCATGCCGCGCTGATCGTGGTCGACGTGCAGCCGGACTTCATGCCCGGCGGCACGCTGGCCTGCCACGAGGGCGACGCGATCGTGCCGGGCCTCGACGCACTGCTGCGCGCGCGCCGCTTCCGTCACGTGGTGGCGACCCAGGACTGGCACCCGCGCGGACACGTCTCGTTCGCCAGCTCGCACCCGGGCCACGCGCCGTTCGAGCAGATCGCGCTGTACGGCCAGTCGCAGACACTGTGGCCGGACCATTGCGTGCAGGGGACGCCCGGCGCCGCATTGCATCCGGGCGTGGACTGGTCGGCGCTGGACGCGGTGATCCGCAAAGGCAGCGACGGCGCCGTGGATTCCTACAGCGGCTTTCGCGAGAACCACGGCCCGCACGGCGCGCGCCCCAGCACCGGGCTGGCCGGCTGGCTGCGCGAGCGCGGCGTGGACGAGGTGTTCGTGTGCGGTCTGGCGCGCAACGTATGCGTGCTGTGGACCGCGCAGGACGCGCAGGCACTGGGCTTCCGCGCCAGCGTGCTGTGGCACCTCAGCCGCCCGGTGACGCCGGCCAGCGACGAAACCACCCGCGCCGCGCTGCAGGCACAAGGCATCGGCATCGTCACGTCGGCGGCATTTACCGGATAA
- the tsaA gene encoding tRNA (N6-threonylcarbamoyladenosine(37)-N6)-methyltransferase TrmO, with the protein MSTAPDSLHALSCHPIAFVRSPYAQRIDAPHQPTVVAGTETGAAAEAVVEFVAGFPAAAFRDLAGFERIWLLFAFHRSEGWKAEVRPPRGGGKRSVLATRSPHRPNAIGLSAVELVAVEEGALRVRGVDLLDGTPILDIKPYVPYADAFPQARAGWIDTIDAAQGRRSAPGPRKPRSARPRGTDDDVNAS; encoded by the coding sequence ATGAGCACCGCGCCCGATAGCTTGCACGCCCTGTCCTGCCATCCGATCGCCTTCGTGCGCTCGCCGTATGCGCAGCGTATCGACGCGCCGCACCAGCCCACCGTGGTGGCCGGCACCGAGACGGGGGCGGCGGCCGAAGCGGTGGTCGAGTTCGTGGCCGGCTTCCCCGCGGCGGCGTTCCGCGACCTCGCCGGCTTCGAGCGCATCTGGCTGCTGTTCGCCTTCCATCGCAGCGAGGGCTGGAAGGCCGAGGTGCGTCCGCCGCGCGGCGGCGGCAAGCGCAGCGTGCTGGCCACGCGCTCGCCGCACCGGCCCAATGCGATCGGGCTGTCCGCGGTGGAACTGGTGGCGGTGGAGGAAGGCGCGCTGCGCGTGCGCGGGGTGGACCTGCTCGATGGCACGCCGATCCTCGACATCAAGCCGTATGTGCCCTACGCGGACGCGTTCCCGCAGGCACGCGCGGGCTGGATCGACACCATCGACGCGGCGCAGGGCCGCCGCTCCGCGCCGGGGCCGCGCAAGCCGCGTTCGGCGCGGCCACGCGGCACGGACGACGACGTCAACGCATCATGA
- a CDS encoding L,D-transpeptidase family protein, protein MPPKIPRAVRVIILLGLLLGVAAQAQQPDVRQAAGEQPLSPVAEQIRERVEQWRGAHADADAVGTPGGAVAVFYEQNRFAPAWTRPDDLDQLLAALRDVATDGLDPQDYALDELQRGRAVLVDPRATPQQRAQFDLLATDACLGALLHLYRGKVDPATLDTHWNFDPRQLDQARGLKAVRDALAQGTVGELFARARPQHPLYGQLRTALAKLREVAAQGGWPAIADGATLKPGTHDARVPALRQRLQLVGYAVGAGVDDLYDPTLEAALKQFQREQYLTPDGHLGKATLAALNVPVAARIDQLRVNLERARWLLYQLQGDFVVVDIAGYQVAYYKDGKPVWRSRVQVGKPYRSTPVFKSKITYLTLNPTWTVPPTILKNDILPKVRKNRGYLAANRIRVLDNQGRELSPSSVDWANPRGIVLRQDAGPGNSLGRLVIRFPNDYAVYMHDTPHQELFANERRTFSSGCIRVERPRELAELLLDDQQRWDRASIDGAIDTLKTQTVMLRKPVTLLLAYWTVDLREDGRVGFRPDVYDRDPPLLAALERPRVSPWLPVVATPP, encoded by the coding sequence GTGCCGCCAAAAATCCCCCGTGCCGTTCGCGTCATCATCCTGCTGGGCCTGCTGCTGGGAGTGGCCGCGCAGGCGCAGCAGCCCGACGTCCGGCAGGCCGCGGGCGAGCAGCCGCTGAGCCCGGTGGCCGAGCAGATCCGCGAGCGGGTCGAACAGTGGCGCGGCGCGCATGCCGACGCCGATGCCGTCGGGACGCCCGGCGGCGCGGTGGCGGTGTTCTACGAGCAAAACCGTTTCGCGCCGGCGTGGACGCGCCCGGACGACCTCGATCAGCTGCTGGCCGCGCTGCGCGATGTGGCCACGGACGGCCTCGACCCGCAGGACTATGCGCTGGACGAGCTGCAGCGCGGGCGCGCCGTGCTCGTCGACCCGCGCGCCACGCCGCAGCAGCGCGCGCAGTTCGACCTGCTGGCCACCGATGCCTGCCTTGGCGCGCTGCTGCATCTGTATCGCGGCAAGGTCGATCCGGCCACGCTGGACACCCACTGGAACTTCGATCCGCGCCAGCTCGACCAGGCACGGGGCCTCAAGGCGGTGCGCGATGCGCTGGCGCAAGGTACGGTCGGCGAGTTGTTCGCGCGGGCGCGGCCGCAGCATCCGCTGTACGGCCAGCTGCGCACTGCGCTGGCGAAGCTGCGCGAGGTGGCGGCGCAGGGCGGCTGGCCCGCGATTGCGGACGGCGCCACGCTGAAGCCGGGCACGCACGATGCGCGCGTGCCGGCACTGCGCCAGCGGCTGCAGTTGGTCGGCTATGCGGTGGGTGCGGGCGTGGACGACCTGTACGACCCGACGCTGGAGGCCGCCTTGAAACAATTCCAGCGCGAACAGTACCTGACGCCCGACGGCCACCTGGGCAAGGCCACCCTGGCGGCGCTGAATGTGCCGGTCGCGGCGCGGATCGACCAGCTGCGCGTGAACCTGGAGCGCGCGCGCTGGCTGCTGTACCAGCTGCAGGGCGATTTCGTGGTGGTCGACATCGCCGGCTACCAGGTCGCCTACTACAAGGACGGCAAGCCGGTGTGGCGCTCGCGCGTGCAGGTGGGCAAGCCGTACCGCAGCACGCCGGTGTTCAAGTCGAAGATCACCTACCTCACGCTCAACCCGACCTGGACGGTGCCGCCGACCATCCTGAAGAACGACATCCTGCCGAAGGTGCGCAAGAACCGCGGCTACCTTGCCGCCAACCGCATCCGGGTGCTGGACAATCAGGGCCGCGAGCTGTCGCCCTCCAGCGTGGACTGGGCCAACCCGCGCGGCATCGTGCTGCGCCAGGACGCCGGCCCGGGCAATTCGCTGGGCAGGCTGGTGATTCGCTTCCCGAACGACTACGCGGTATACATGCACGACACCCCGCACCAGGAGCTGTTCGCCAACGAGCGGCGCACCTTCAGCTCCGGCTGCATCCGGGTGGAACGTCCACGCGAGCTGGCCGAGCTGCTGCTGGATGATCAGCAGCGCTGGGACCGCGCGAGCATCGACGGCGCGATCGACACACTGAAGACGCAGACCGTGATGTTGCGCAAGCCGGTGACCCTGCTGCTGGCGTACTGGACGGTGGACCTGCGCGAGGACGGCCGGGTCGGCTTCCGTCCCGACGTGTACGACCGCGACCCGCCGCTGCTTGCCGCGCTGGAGCGTCCGCGCGTGTCGCCGTGGCTGCCGGTGGTTGCGACGCCGCCGTGA